A single genomic interval of Spirochaetota bacterium harbors:
- a CDS encoding transcription termination/antitermination protein NusA produces MAFPDLIVAFAKDQGISEELAENILKETFTTLYKREYGREYENVKININKSGITLIQLKTITPEDDIEDDTTEISAKNAEELFPNKTFENGTIIEIELPLAKFGRQAAQIMKQLLKQKVTDIQKDIIYGEFVDKKNTLFSGSVKSRTESKYGGYYISLEPKGTEAFLPYSEALPDEVLTLGDPIRVYLKDVLQVTRKGESQLILTRSNPDIVQELLKLHIPEIADGSFVIKAVSRKPGEVTKIVLQSLVDGLDPISVTVGKAGARIKPIRQELGSERIEIVRFDVDTKKLITNAIQASRVLKNRIAEVFNIDLNYDTNEATVVVPDEFLAPLIGRQGSHQRMLEEILDWKIRFNNYSDFEMIIREKQKEVDDILGISNTQSFEIIEDELISLDMLPFTSIQIEVLTDAGFKSVTEILELTVEDLSKETGLSFNEAVEIWKIIEDNIEIEEDDE; encoded by the coding sequence ATGGCATTTCCCGATCTGATTGTAGCTTTTGCTAAAGACCAAGGTATCTCAGAAGAGTTAGCTGAAAACATTTTAAAAGAAACTTTCACAACATTGTACAAAAGAGAATATGGTAGAGAATATGAAAATGTTAAAATAAATATTAACAAATCTGGTATTACTCTTATTCAACTGAAAACAATAACTCCTGAAGATGATATTGAAGATGATACTACTGAGATAAGTGCGAAAAATGCAGAAGAATTATTTCCAAATAAAACTTTTGAAAATGGAACAATAATAGAAATAGAACTTCCTTTAGCTAAGTTTGGACGTCAAGCTGCTCAAATCATGAAACAACTTCTTAAACAAAAAGTAACTGATATTCAAAAGGATATTATTTATGGAGAATTTGTAGATAAAAAAAACACTTTATTTTCAGGATCTGTTAAATCAAGAACAGAAAGTAAATATGGTGGATATTATATATCTCTTGAACCAAAAGGAACAGAAGCTTTTTTGCCCTATTCTGAAGCATTACCAGATGAAGTATTAACATTAGGTGACCCTATTCGTGTTTATTTAAAAGATGTTCTGCAAGTAACTCGTAAAGGTGAAAGTCAACTTATTTTAACTAGAAGTAATCCTGATATTGTTCAAGAATTATTAAAACTTCATATTCCTGAAATAGCAGATGGGTCTTTTGTTATTAAAGCTGTTTCTAGAAAACCAGGTGAAGTTACCAAAATAGTTCTTCAATCTCTTGTAGATGGATTAGATCCAATTAGTGTAACAGTTGGTAAAGCTGGAGCTCGTATTAAACCTATTCGTCAAGAACTTGGAAGTGAAAGAATTGAAATTGTTAGATTTGATGTAGATACTAAGAAACTTATTACTAATGCTATTCAAGCTAGTAGAGTACTAAAAAATCGTATTGCAGAAGTATTTAATATTGATTTAAATTATGATACTAATGAAGCAACTGTTGTTGTTCCAGATGAATTTCTAGCACCATTAATTGGTCGTCAAGGATCTCATCAGCGTATGTTAGAAGAAATTCTTGATTGGAAAATTAGATTTAATAATTATTCTGATTTTGAAATGATTATTAGAGAAAAACAAAAAGAAGTTGATGATATTTTAGGAATTTCAAATACTCAAAGTTTTGAGATTATTGAAGATGAACTTATTTCTTTAGACATGCTTCCATTTACTTCTATACAAATAGAAGTTCTTACAGATGCTGGATTCAAAAGTGTGACAGAAATTTTAGAACTCACTGTAGAAGATCTTTCAAAAGAAACAGGTCTAAGCTTCAATGAAGCTGTTGAAATTTGGAAAATTATTGAAGATAATATTGAAATAGAAGAAGATGACGAATAA